In Pristiophorus japonicus isolate sPriJap1 chromosome 2, sPriJap1.hap1, whole genome shotgun sequence, one genomic interval encodes:
- the LOC139228261 gene encoding protein rlx-like, which yields ESEDARERERERRARAREREERARARERKSTRARESEHTRERK from the exons gagagcgaggacgcgcgcgagagagagagagagaga agagcacgcgcgcgagagagagag gagagagcacgtgcgcgcgagagaaagagcaCGCGCGCGAGAGAAAGTGAGCACACGCGCGAGAGAAAGTGA